acataatatccaaaaagtaaaaattgccgagatgagaatgctgaaatggatgagtggtataacattgaaagataaattaaggaatgaacatattggTGGTAaattaggtgtaactcctatagaagataagataagggagggacaactcagatggtatggacacttacaacgtaggccacattgtgtacctgtgaggaagagtgacttagttactgtgaggagcaatagaaggggtaggggtagacctaaaataacttggaaagagatagtgagtaaggatttaatatccttgaatctatcaaaagaaatggtccatgatcgcataaattggcggaaaatgattcatataaccgaccccacttagtggaactaaggcttggttttgctGTTGTTGTATCTATATTCCTTACTAAAGTTGCCTCCCTACTAGAAGACGTCATGAACAGGTAATTGTACATACAGCATGATTTACTGATTTAGTCATATAATCAAACAAAATTGATGCAAAATACTATATTCTTTCAAAAGCAGAATAAGCATTTACCTGTATCTCTCCAAGAAGATGCCTCTCAATGGCATTGAAGGAATCGACAATTTCCAATTCGgacattttatatataaattgttGTATGTCAGTTTTCATTCTTGCCTGCCTCCATAGTCTATGTTGTTCTTGTTCAGCAACAGCACGTTTTCTTCGAAACCAAGGCATAAAGTTTTGTCCTTTCAAAAACCGTCTGCGTAGAACAAACAATTCAACAAATTGAATCAACTAAAGAAACAAAAACATGATAGAGAAaatatgtgaggagagagagaagcttTGCATTTACTTCTTCTTTACCCCTTcaaccctcccccccccccccccccaaccccactttttttttctttttgaggggTTGGTGAGCAGTGAGAAGGATTGATTAGACTCTTAAATAAATGGTAGTTAACATTTAATACCTGTATAGATCAAGCCAGTTAGATCTCATCCGCTTTAGTAAAAATTTTCCTGGACCTCTTGCTGATAAGCTGCTGAGGAATTCATCAACACTGAATGGAGGGAGAGAAGGAGGCTCAACAAATGGAGAGGATTCTTCAGCAGGTGTTGTGGCTTTAAAATATGGACCAAAAGGTGCTAAAAAGTTGGTAGTAAGCTCCAAGAAATGCCGACGCAATATCTCATTGTTAACAACTGACATGGACTCCTCAATTCTGGGGGATGCGCCTGCATCAATAAGTCTATTCAAGATAGAAGTGTCTGGTTTTGTTATTGCACCATAGGTGCTCCAAATGGCTTCCTTGTGCTCTGTCATGAGGCATAAAGGACCATCTCTCTTCAACTTAACAGCACTCAACAAACTTGAAGGAGAAAACTTCTTCAATGAAAGCTGCTGAAAACCAAATCCCTCAGGTCTAGCAGAAATTCTGCTGGAAGAGGACCTGGCACCAGAGGGAAGCCGATTTGAATTAGTAGGGGTTCCAACTGAAACAATGTGCGGGACATTGCGAAGAGCTTTTAGGAAAAAGAGATTCGTCACTCCCAAAATCATAGGAGGAAAAGTGTTCCCTTCTTGAAGTGAGTTTAATTTGACAAATTCTGGATCATGGATGGTGAAATAAGGCCTGAAATCAACACTAAAAAGGAGTGGTGCAACCAAACTAACAAGAGCAGCAACAGCCTCACAACACTGGGGAGGTGTTGGTGCTATGATAAGAAGGGGCTCACCAACAAGTAACAACTCCCACAACACCCAAAGTTGCAATAAAAGTCCCCTGAACGTGCCAAAAAGATCTGAATCATGGAAAAGACCCTGAGGAATTGATTGATTCGTTGGAAGCAAAGGAGCCATGGAGGAGGCCGAGTCTTCAAACAAAATTCCATTTTCCAAGGGCAAGCTATGAGCAGGCGGCAAGTTTACTTTTAGTGCAGCATTCCCAATAGGAAGCTCCATTAGTTTACCAGGTGCAGGCGCAGGCCATAATGATACATAAGCGGCTATGTGCTCAAGAGCCTTCCTTCCAATATCAAAATACAGAGGACCCATGATTTGCAACAGAGGTCTAAACACACTAGAGTAAGGACAGTCGGATAAAATAACTACAGATTTTTGTTCCCCACCTCGCTTTAGCCTTTCATCATGTCTCTGCCTATTAAATACAAAACCATACAAAAATCTTGaaccatatatttttcttttacctTCCAATCTTCCAAGCACGTCTTCCTTCCTGGACTTGGGCAAATTTTTATCATCATCATCCACTTCTGTTATCTCTGATGAAGAAAGTTTTCCTGGTTGAGAATTTTCTGATCTACGGAATCTAAAAAAGAATATACAGTCATGAATGCTAGACCGGTTCTGATGCTGGGAAATAGAATCAGGAAAGGAACTAAATGCAATTTCGAGCTCCTCATCATGAGTAAGACAACCAGGTGGGTAGCATTCTTCAATGAGCTGACCCTGCTCCAGATCAAACCTGATGATACAAAAGGCAACCACCCACTGGCGCAAATATTTTGGCTCAACCTTCACACTAAGTCCAGACTTCACAGAAAATGAAGGAGACCGACTCATCTCCTACAAATTCAAAGCCCTCATCTATCAAAAAGGCCCCTTATCACCAGGATTGACTATGATTTCCCCTAAAATCTTCACCATTCCTCTCCTCTCCCACACTTGCATAACCAATTCACAGCCTAACAAGGAAAACCCAGAAGGTAAAATGCATTAATTTGCAGACGAACCAACTTAATCGGTAGTGCTTTGTGGGATTACTCTTCTTCAAAATACTTGCCAAATAAATTTCGAATTCCGACGAAGAGCCAAAAAATGCAGTCATTTGCAGGTTAAGAGAACTCAATTCAAGAGGGTTTGGATGAGTGATTATAGGAAAGAAACAAACAAACGCTGCACAAATTCACGACTTGAAGAAGATCTACAAGAGTGTACACAGTAAATACCTGATAAAAGCGTCTGGAAATGAAACGCGCACATGCCAATCTGGATCAACCAAAAACCGGCGCCCAACTGATCGAAGACAAATGGATATGCCAGAAGTTAAATAGGgtgaaaagaaaggagaaaatggGTGGAAAAGGCTACAATCAAAGCGTCGGCTCTCTCTGTGATTGAATGGGTTGATAGGTCTGTCTTTGGGAAAGATCAAAAGCTTACAATCAAAACCTAACGGACATCAGAACACGAAGAACTGAAGAAGTACCTTTCAATTTAACACCGCCGGAGATTTGATTGGAACATCGATTGAAGTTGAACTATCGAGAACAAAATCTTTAGAAGTGTGCTACTAAAAAACAAACAGGTACGTCTCAATCTAAGCATTGCCAAGGAAAGAAATTTGTTTTGGAACACTCTCTAATTTGTAATCAATCTTTTTTTTACTGTTGGAATCTAAGATCTCTAATATGATAGTCacaaacttaaaattttaaaagaatttttttaattgcATAGGAATCCCAGCCACCGACGAGCCCTTCGGATCCCCTGGTGcaacaccaaacctacggatcaacgtcctccgCCCCCAGGTCTCACTGATCAGAGTAAAGTCCGAAATGCGAacacgacttctgtgcatcagttggacatttggccaacccgaccccgggacacatctccattaccatccacgatcctcgctagctcacagagaactctcaccattcatGATTCCCACTGGCTCATAgagcaaactctcaccatccacggtccctacTAACTCAcaaagtaaactctcaccatccacaggtactgctggctccgtgagtgtatctacttgaAATTGAACTCCCGATGCTCCTTACTTGCTGATGCATTTCCACTGCGCCATGCCCATAGgggcttaaaattttaaattagtgaCTAATTTAGGTGTACGCATGCCCTAATCTTTTTGTttgataattataataaaataaattaataaataaataattttaaaaaaattagtaaataaatatattttaaaaaaaaaaatttgttgtaaaaatccagaaaaataaataaaaacatgacAGAAATTTTACATGATTCGGCTATACCTATTCTATGGGCAGATGggataaaaaacttcactatctcggaataaattacaagatgatttgaaaccgaccttgtacaaaatatctctcttcttTCTATCTCTCATCTTCTCTAATCCTTTCTATTTGTATGTCTACTCTAAGTCTTATGTATGTATGTCAAAATGAGAGCGAGAGAGGACCattttatagggcaataaggataACACATAATTTATGGTAATGGAAAACGAAGGGACATCATTTATGTAGGTGGAAAATGAAGGAGAGACAGTCAttaattttatggttttcataacATTCCCCTTTAtatgtcactcatatattaacttctcctactaagatctttaagatatCACATTCTGATGaaatgaaccaatttcttgaatattGTAGTAGGTAAAGTTTTTGTGAACAAATctactagattatcacttgatcagaTCTACTGAacatataaatcatcattcttctagaattcatgtgtatagaagaattttggagagatatgcttcgttatatcaccctttatgtatcatcctcttagttgagctataTATGCAatgttgtcttcatataaaactgttggaatacccttgattgattgaagGTCACAATTTGCATGGACATGATAAATTATTGATCTAAGtcacacgcattctctactagtttcatggatagctaatatttcagaatgattggagaATGTTGTCGTAACTGTCTGTTTTATTGATCTCCAATAAATAACAATTTTTcggtaaagaaatacatatccaatttgagatttaacattgtgaggatcagatagatatccagcatatgcatatcctactagttgatacttggaatcaaatgagtagaataaattcaaatcagatgtacctctcaaatagcgtaaaatgtgcttaattccatttcAGTGTCGCCGAGTAGGAGCAAAGCTATctcttactagtagatttatagCAAATGCAATGTAAGGTCTTGTACAATAGTCAGATTCATCAAAGAGCTGATAACACTTAAATATAGTACTTcaagaccaagtaattcctccctcTCATTATGAGGTTGAAATGAATTCTTCTTAACATCAAGtaatcgcaccatcattggagattccaaaggatgaactttgtccatatagaattgccttaatatcttttcgatatatttagattgataaaCAAGAATTCTGCCATTTACATAttcaatctgtaggccaagacaatattttgtttttcctaaatctttcatctcaaagtacgccattaaataattagcagctttagtgagctcttcaagaGTCCCAACttaattcaaatcatcaacataaacaataATTATAACAAATTCGAATTCTAATCTTCTAATAAAAAAACATGGAAAAATTGTatcatttatgaatccttctttcacaagatacttaatcgattgtaccacatgcatcCAGATTACTTTAATACATATAGAGAACATTGGAgttaaattgaatataaatttatggGTTTTGCTCcaggcaatttaaatccttcagggattttcataaaaaattcactatccaacgatccatataggtatgttgttactatgTCCATAAGATGCATACTTAATTGTTCAACGACTGTTAGCCtaattaagaatctgaaagtgcTTCCATCCATTatgggagaatatgtctcctcataatcaattttcAGGTTTTtgtgagaaaccttgtgccacaagccttgctttatatcgaataatttcattattttcatttcgcttgcgtacaaatacccatttgtatccaacgggttGGACATCTTCTAGTGTTTGGATTATAAGTccaaaaacttctttttttttaatagagagtttaattctgctgtgatagcctctttccattttggccaataacttctatatcgacattcattaacagatttaggttTAGGATCCTTATTACTTTTGGTAAAGTCAGTAACTACTGCATATACAAATATGTTGTTGACAtcaactttatttctatctcaCATTTCTcatgtgtaatgaattgagacctcattattatttccaagtACTTGTCCATTTTCAAGGGATGCCTCTACAAGAGATTCCTCTTCAAAAGGTtctataatagggatttcattttcacgagaaatgagtttgtgaatatcaaatggattatccacctctaTAACCTCTTCTAGAGTATTTACAGATTTAAATTTTTTCCTtctaggagttttatcttttgcaccaataggCCTTTCACACTTAACTTGCAGTTTAGGTTTATTAGCTAGTTGTTGTCCTTCAAGAACATCAATACGTATTGGAATATTTACAACATCTATATGGGATTTTAGTATGACATTGGTATCTACAAAAGAATCTGGtaactgatttgcaatccctttgcaaatgtataatattttgaacttcaagttcactttgatttgtgcaagaatctaaatgagataaactcatagcATTCCATGtaatttcatgttgtgcttcaagCGCTGATTTTGCTACCCCTAATATAGGGAATACTGCTTTATCAAAATGACCATCTTGATACCGTGCTTCAAACAAATCAcctgttaaaggttcaagattctaataatagaaggggaatcaaaaccaacatagataccaaacTTACATTGaagacccattttagttctttgagcagaggcaataggaacatatactgcacaaccaaaagttcttaaataataaatatcatGTTGTTGCTAagaaactaattgcatgg
The Malania oleifera isolate guangnan ecotype guangnan chromosome 13, ASM2987363v1, whole genome shotgun sequence DNA segment above includes these coding regions:
- the LOC131146608 gene encoding uncharacterized protein LOC131146608 translates to MSRSPSFSVKSGLSVKVEPKYLRQWVVAFCIIRFDLEQGQLIEECYPPGCLTHDEELEIAFSSFPDSISQHQNRSSIHDCIFFFRFRRSENSQPGKLSSSEITEVDDDDKNLPKSRKEDVLGRLEGKRKIYGSRFLYGFVFNRQRHDERLKRGGEQKSVVILSDCPYSSVFRPLLQIMGPLYFDIGRKALEHIAAYVSLWPAPAPGKLMELPIGNAALKVNLPPAHSLPLENGILFEDSASSMAPLLPTNQSIPQGLFHDSDLFGTFRGLLLQLWVLWELLLVGEPLLIIAPTPPQCCEAVAALVSLVAPLLFSVDFRPYFTIHDPEFVKLNSLQEGNTFPPMILGVTNLFFLKALRNVPHIVSVGTPTNSNRLPSGARSSSSRISARPEGFGFQQLSLKKFSPSSLLSAVKLKRDGPLCLMTEHKEAIWSTYGAITKPDTSILNRLIDAGASPRIEESMSVVNNEILRRHFLELTTNFLAPFGPYFKATTPAEESSPFVEPPSLPPFSVDEFLSSLSARGPGKFLLKRMRSNWLDLYRRFLKGQNFMPWFRRKRAVAEQEQHRLWRQARMKTDIQQFIYKMSELEIVDSFNAIERHLLGEIQLQQSGCGRAVSDATCQKLKGDLQAVFNVLPKDMQELLLSNPEKAALLQAIS